In Desulfurobacterium indicum, one genomic interval encodes:
- a CDS encoding YebC/PmpR family DNA-binding transcriptional regulator, with protein MAGHSKWANIKHKKAAQDAKRGKIYTKLAREITVAAREGGGDPEFNPRLRAAIEKAKKFNMPKENIERAIKRGTGEIAGETYEEVTYEGYGPGGVAIIVKCLTDNRNRTASEVRHAFSKHGGNLGTSGCVAWMFERKGVVTINAEGKDEEEVMMIAIDAGAEDFVNEDGQFIIYTQPQDLENVKKALEEAGVEIEEAKLDLVPQNTTRVEGETAKKVLKLLEVLEDLDDVQEVYSNFDMPDEVMNNA; from the coding sequence ATGGCTGGACATTCCAAATGGGCAAACATTAAACATAAAAAAGCTGCTCAGGACGCAAAAAGAGGGAAGATATATACAAAACTTGCAAGAGAAATAACTGTTGCTGCAAGAGAAGGTGGTGGAGATCCTGAGTTCAATCCTCGTCTCCGTGCAGCTATTGAGAAGGCTAAAAAGTTCAACATGCCCAAAGAAAACATAGAAAGAGCGATTAAAAGAGGAACCGGAGAAATAGCCGGTGAAACTTACGAAGAAGTTACCTATGAAGGCTACGGTCCAGGCGGTGTGGCAATTATTGTTAAGTGTCTCACTGACAACAGGAATAGGACAGCGTCTGAAGTTAGACACGCTTTTTCAAAGCACGGTGGAAACCTCGGGACATCAGGATGCGTAGCCTGGATGTTCGAGAGAAAGGGAGTTGTTACTATAAACGCTGAAGGTAAAGACGAAGAAGAAGTAATGATGATTGCCATAGATGCCGGTGCTGAAGATTTTGTGAACGAAGACGGCCAATTTATTATTTACACTCAGCCTCAAGATCTTGAAAATGTAAAAAAAGCACTGGAAGAGGCAGGAGTGGAGATAGAAGAAGCTAAACTCGATCTCGTTCCTCAAAACACTACCAGAGTTGAAGGCGAAACAGCTAAAAAAGTGCTTAAACTTCTCGAGGTCCTGGAAGATCTGGATGATGTTCAAGAAGTTTACTCAAACTTTGATATGCCGGATGAGGTTATGAATAATGCGTAA